A genomic stretch from Juglans microcarpa x Juglans regia isolate MS1-56 chromosome 3S, Jm3101_v1.0, whole genome shotgun sequence includes:
- the LOC121258693 gene encoding uncharacterized protein LOC121258693: MKTQKAQEVATLVQGNLTAEHYAAKFMELRRFAPHLIATKKMQAQKFQARLNPRIRSYMVVFCIHNFRELVNVAAIAEAKQRSVIAKINLERKRASTFTVGKNNTKRRIIEGANKGKGVIIAPLVTCNKCGKNHSGECRVGLGVCYRCGQLGHMIRECP; encoded by the coding sequence ATGAAGACTCAAAAGGCCCAGGAGGTTGCCACGTTGGTACAAGGCAATCTCACTGCTGAGCACTATGCTGCGAAGTTTATGGAGTTGAGAAGGTTTGCCCCACACTTGATTGCTACTAAGAAAATGCAAGCCCAGAAGTTTCAAGCAAGGCTGAATCCTAGAATTCGAAGTTATATGGTTGTATTCTGCATCCACAACTTCCGAGAGTTGGTTAATGTGGCTGCAATAGCTGAGGCGAAACAGAGAAGTGTGATAGCTAAGATCAACCTCGAGAGAAAGAGGGCTTCTACCTTCACTGTTGGCAAGAACAATACTAAGAGGAGGATTATTGAAGGAGCTAACAAGGGAAAAGGCGTTATAATAGCTCCACTTGTCACCTGCAATAAATGTGGAAAGAACCACAGTGGTGAATGCCGTGTAGGCCTAGGAGTGTGCTACCGATGCGGACAATTAGGACATATGATACGGGAATGCCCATAG